A single window of Ananas comosus cultivar F153 linkage group 24, ASM154086v1, whole genome shotgun sequence DNA harbors:
- the LOC109728526 gene encoding vegetative cell wall protein gp1-like, translated as MTRQDWKAIIRKKKAYGEWNKFMAFPKDLELFSSRPSPRSPSSPFSPPNLPSPQPQPLRPKPALPDLPPPDAPSPLDLPPPDPSPLRPETLPRSPFTYGSASLRPTPFTACPKPFPEALSLPDLPPPDPSPLWPETLPRSPFGSASLRSTPFTAGPKPFPEAPSPLDLPPPDPSPLRPETRPRSPFGSASLRPTPFTAGPKPFPEAPSPPDLPPPDPSPLQPETRPRSPFGSTSLRPMPFTTGPKPFPEAPSPPDLPPPNPSPLQPETRPLSPFGSASLRPTPFTAGPKPFPEAPSPSDLPPPDPSPLRPKPFTSGPKRFSEAPPPPDLPPPDASPPWPNLYLWPEAPSPKPDHLRPEAPSPPPEGSHRRPNPSTPRLLLRPKPLLVPPAEIRISRRHGLDCVVSARSELSCWSPVVS; from the coding sequence CTCTTCTCCTCCAGACCTTCTCCCCGTTCCCCTTCTTCCCCTTTCTCACCCCCGAATCTACCTTCTCCCCAACCCCAACCACTCCGGCCGAAGCCTGCACTGCCGGACTTGCCTCCTCCCGACGCCCCCTCACCGCTGGATCTGCCTCCTCCCGACCCCTCTCCACTCCGGCCCGAAACCCTTCCTCGAAGCCCTTTCACCTACGGATCTGCCTCTCTCCGTCCGACGCCCTTCACCGCCTGCCCGAAGCCCTTCCCCGAAGCCCTCTCACTGCCGGATCTTCCTCCTCCCGACCCTTCTCCACTCTGGCCAGAAACCCTTCCCCGAAGCCCCTTCGGATCTGCCTCACTCCGATCGACGCCCTTCACCGCCGGTCCGAAGCCCTTCCCCGAAGCCCCCTCACCGCTGGATCTTCCTCCTCCCGACCCTTCTCCACTCCGGCCTGAAACCCGTCCCCGAAGCCCCTTCGGATCTGCCTCACTCCGGCCAACGCCCTTCACCGCCGGCCCGAAGCCCTTCCCCGAAGCCCCCTCACCGCCGGATCTTCCTCCTCCCGACCCTTCTCCACTCCAGCCCGAAACCCGTCCCCGAAGCCCCTTCGGATCTACCTCACTCCGGCCGATGCCCTTCACCACCGGCCCGAAGCCCTTCCCCGAAGCCCCCTCACCGCCGGATCTTCCTCCTCCCAACCCTTCTCCACTCCAGCCCGAAACCCGTCCCCTAAGCCCTTTCGGATCTGCCTCACTCCGGCCGACGCCCTTCACCGCCGGCCCGAAGCCCTTCCCCGAAGCCCCCTCACCGTCGGATCTTCCTCCTCCCGACCCCTCTCCACTCCGACCGAAGCCCTTCACATCTGGCCCGAAGCGCTTCTCCGAAGCCCCTCCACCGCCGGATCTGCCTCCTCCCGACGCCTCTCCACCCTGGCCGAACCTTTACCTCTGGCCCGAAGCCCCCTCACCGAAGCCCGATCACCTCCGGCCCGAAGCCCCTTCACCTCCGCCCGAAGGCTCTCACCGCCGGCCGAACCCCTCTACCCCCAGGCTTCTCCTCCGCCCGAAACCCCTTCTTGTCCCTCCGGCCGAAATTCGTATTTCTCGTCGCCACGGGTTGGACTGTGTTGTGTCCGCGCGAAGCGAGTTATCTTGTTGGTCACCAGTTGTAAGCTAA